A genome region from Methylorubrum populi includes the following:
- the fliQ gene encoding flagellar biosynthesis protein FliQ: MNEVDALELVRSAIWTVLVAAGPSVGAAMLVGIAVALLQALTQIQEVTLTFVPKIVAILLVMLVTGTFVGSQIHAFAEMTYGRIATGF; encoded by the coding sequence ATGAACGAGGTCGACGCCCTCGAACTCGTCCGCTCGGCGATCTGGACGGTGCTGGTCGCCGCCGGCCCCTCGGTCGGCGCGGCGATGCTGGTCGGGATCGCGGTCGCCCTGCTCCAGGCGCTGACCCAGATCCAGGAGGTGACCCTCACCTTCGTGCCGAAGATCGTCGCGATCCTGCTGGTGATGCTGGTGACCGGCACCTTCGTCGGCTCGCAGATCCATGCGTTCGCCGAGATGACCTACGGGCGGATCGCCACGGGATTCTGA
- a CDS encoding DUF1217 domain-containing protein — protein MTDTLTSYRLIAKDLTASLKRKAAEPAVARETAYYEAHIGSVKSIDDLLGDQRLYAYAMKAYGLEEMTYAKAFMRKVVAEGTSSTTSFANRLADDRYTAFARAFSFDRGLSASGADAASFGTAARAASLGAPKLLADAYDFSGPAEASFLVESRIDAATTQSVTIRLNAQTLAGRVQDLSKVTPREIAAAVSAQIEASSLKGKVQAGLAADGSLFFETTGLTDLGADGAYGGSGPNADTLVSGSGANRTLAIRNVPLSGSDKRAADVGFGTDLGPDAMAQTVTEAYLRQSLESDAGDADTGVRLALYFARKAATLTSAYDILGDAALSQVANTVIGLPATSGAATSEALAKRAALLADKIDIARFQDPAKVDAFVRRFAAIWDAQNNTAGAPVLALFGDTADGIDAETLMSVQTARA, from the coding sequence GTGACCGACACGCTCACCAGCTACCGGCTGATCGCCAAGGACCTGACCGCCTCGCTCAAGCGGAAGGCGGCCGAGCCGGCGGTCGCGCGCGAGACCGCCTATTACGAGGCGCATATCGGCAGCGTGAAATCGATCGACGACCTGCTCGGCGACCAGCGCCTCTACGCCTACGCCATGAAGGCCTACGGCCTGGAGGAGATGACCTACGCCAAGGCGTTCATGCGCAAGGTGGTGGCGGAAGGAACTTCGAGCACGACGAGCTTCGCCAACCGCTTGGCCGACGACCGCTACACCGCCTTCGCCCGGGCTTTCAGCTTCGATCGGGGGCTCTCGGCCTCGGGCGCCGACGCGGCGAGCTTCGGCACGGCGGCCCGGGCCGCCTCGCTCGGCGCGCCGAAGCTCCTGGCCGACGCCTACGACTTCAGCGGCCCGGCCGAGGCGAGCTTCCTCGTGGAATCCCGCATCGATGCCGCGACGACGCAATCGGTGACGATCCGGCTCAACGCGCAGACGCTCGCCGGCCGGGTGCAGGACCTGTCGAAGGTGACGCCGCGCGAGATCGCCGCCGCCGTGTCCGCGCAGATCGAGGCCTCCTCCCTCAAGGGCAAGGTCCAGGCCGGGCTCGCCGCCGACGGCAGCCTGTTCTTCGAGACCACCGGCCTGACCGATCTCGGGGCCGACGGCGCCTATGGCGGCTCGGGTCCGAACGCCGACACCCTGGTGAGCGGCAGCGGGGCGAACCGCACCCTGGCGATCCGCAACGTCCCGCTCTCCGGTTCCGACAAGCGCGCGGCCGATGTCGGCTTCGGCACCGATCTCGGGCCGGACGCGATGGCGCAGACCGTCACCGAGGCCTACCTGCGCCAGTCGCTGGAGAGCGACGCGGGCGACGCGGATACCGGCGTGCGCCTCGCGCTCTACTTCGCCCGCAAGGCCGCGACGCTGACGAGCGCCTACGACATCCTCGGCGACGCAGCGCTGAGCCAGGTGGCCAACACCGTGATCGGCCTGCCGGCCACTAGCGGCGCGGCGACGAGCGAGGCCCTGGCCAAGCGCGCCGCGCTGCTCGCCGACAAGATCGACATCGCGCGCTTCCAGGACCCGGCCAAGGTCGATGCCTTCGTGCGCCGCTTCGCGGCGATCTGGGACGCGCAGAACAACACCGCCGGCGCGCCCGTGCTGGCCCTCTTCGGCGACACCGCCGACGGCATCGATGCCGAGACGCTCATGAGCGTCCAGACGGCCCGGGCCTGA
- a CDS encoding flagellar hook-associated family protein, whose protein sequence is MTTAMMTTGFISSLNLWNAPRTGTARLQTELAAATKEIATGRHADVGATLGEGVAEAFGLRRQSAVLAALTQGNAAASLRLDTTQSALKEIQSAADATLKELVALPVDQRAKTLAETAKGRLAALAGALNTSAGGQSVFGGTDSGAAPLTPYEGSPISAAKTAVEAAFTSFFGFAPGSAAASGITATALKGFIDGPLAGLFTEANWSRTWSGASSRTIDSQISLTETATTSASANAEPFRTLGMAYVVVSGLGLSGLSQEAQGVATDKAMQLLGQASGGLTTMQADLGRSQSRIADANARMAKQTTLLTSRIKDLEGVDPAEAKARVDAITTQMQMSYGLTAQLRSLSLINFVS, encoded by the coding sequence GTGACCACGGCCATGATGACGACCGGCTTCATCTCGAGTCTCAACCTGTGGAACGCGCCGCGCACCGGCACCGCGCGCCTGCAGACGGAACTGGCCGCCGCGACCAAGGAGATCGCCACCGGCCGCCACGCCGATGTCGGCGCGACGCTCGGCGAGGGCGTCGCCGAGGCCTTCGGCCTGCGGCGGCAGAGCGCCGTGCTCGCGGCCCTGACGCAGGGCAACGCGGCGGCCTCGCTGCGGCTCGACACCACGCAGAGCGCGCTCAAGGAGATCCAGTCCGCCGCCGACGCGACGCTGAAGGAGCTGGTCGCCCTCCCCGTCGATCAGCGCGCGAAGACGCTCGCGGAGACCGCGAAGGGCCGGCTCGCCGCGCTGGCGGGCGCGCTCAACACCAGCGCCGGCGGCCAATCCGTGTTCGGCGGCACCGACAGCGGCGCCGCGCCGCTGACGCCCTACGAGGGCAGCCCGATCTCGGCCGCGAAGACGGCGGTCGAGGCGGCCTTCACCAGCTTCTTCGGCTTCGCCCCGGGCAGCGCGGCGGCCTCCGGCATCACCGCGACTGCGCTCAAGGGCTTCATCGACGGGCCGCTCGCGGGCCTGTTCACGGAAGCGAACTGGAGCCGGACGTGGTCGGGGGCGTCGAGCCGCACCATCGACAGCCAGATCTCCCTCACCGAGACCGCGACCACCTCCGCCAGCGCCAATGCCGAGCCCTTCCGCACGCTCGGCATGGCCTACGTCGTCGTCTCGGGGCTCGGCCTGTCCGGCCTCTCGCAGGAGGCGCAAGGGGTGGCCACCGACAAGGCGATGCAGTTGCTCGGCCAAGCGAGCGGCGGGCTGACGACGATGCAGGCCGATCTCGGCCGATCGCAGAGCCGCATCGCGGATGCGAACGCGCGCATGGCCAAGCAGACCACGCTGCTGACGAGCCGGATCAAGGATCTGGAGGGCGTCGATCCGGCCGAGGCCAAAGCCCGCGTCGATGCCATCACCACCCAGATGCAGATGTCCTACGGGCTGACCGCGCAATTGCGCAGCCTCAGCCTGATCAACTTCGTCTCCTGA
- the flaF gene encoding flagellar biosynthesis regulator FlaF: protein MYRLSYSEIMEDAPDLGREREREAFDRALGLLRAAEARGAAAGPERNAAIGSIQDLWNVLIADLLDAENGLPEALRADLVAIGLWNMREAGAVLGTPERSLAALIEVNTSIRDGLR from the coding sequence ATGTATCGCCTATCCTATTCCGAGATCATGGAGGACGCGCCCGATCTCGGCCGCGAGCGCGAGCGCGAGGCCTTCGACCGGGCGCTCGGCCTGCTGCGCGCGGCCGAGGCACGGGGCGCCGCGGCGGGTCCGGAGCGGAACGCCGCGATCGGCTCGATCCAGGATCTGTGGAACGTGCTGATCGCCGACCTGCTCGATGCCGAGAACGGCCTGCCGGAGGCCCTGCGCGCCGATCTCGTCGCCATCGGCCTGTGGAACATGCGCGAGGCGGGCGCGGTGCTGGGCACGCCCGAGCGCAGCCTCGCGGCGCTGATCGAGGTCAACACCTCGATCCGCGACGGCCTGCGGTGA
- the fliI gene encoding flagellar protein export ATPase FliI, with protein MTENAIERLERAMEAGRRALPLVRVGGPVREVTAAAARVAGVSAFVRLGDRMGFSADGREQIGEVVRIDADGATVKPFESRIEAGIGSRAHRIGPAQLRPDPRWKGRVIDALGRPVDGLGPLPDGPDSVPLDADPPAAMTRARVKTPLPTGVRAIDLFTPLCAGQRIGIFAGSGVGKSTLLAMLAGAQGFDSVVVALVGERGREVREFLEGPIAAARERAVVVVSTGDESPMMRRQAPKVALAVAESFRDRGESVLLIVDSVTRYAHAARDVALAAGEPAVARGYPPSVFSDLPRLLERAGPGAEGTGTVTGIFSVLVDGDDHNDPVADSIRGTLDGHVVLDRAIAEQGRYPAIDPLGSISRLSGEVWTGDQRELVRKLRSMMARFEETRDLRLMGGYRAGGDPDLDQAVSLVPRIYEALRQEPGQPPSRDAFLELAQSLRG; from the coding sequence ATGACGGAGAACGCCATCGAGCGCCTGGAACGGGCGATGGAGGCCGGGCGCCGCGCGCTTCCGCTGGTGCGGGTCGGCGGCCCCGTGCGCGAGGTCACCGCCGCCGCGGCGCGGGTCGCGGGCGTCTCCGCCTTCGTGCGGCTCGGCGACCGCATGGGTTTTTCCGCCGACGGCCGGGAGCAGATCGGCGAGGTGGTGCGCATCGACGCCGACGGCGCGACGGTGAAGCCGTTCGAGAGCCGGATCGAGGCGGGCATCGGCAGCCGTGCCCACCGCATCGGCCCGGCGCAGTTGCGCCCGGACCCGCGCTGGAAGGGCCGGGTGATCGACGCGCTCGGCCGCCCCGTCGACGGTCTCGGCCCCTTGCCCGACGGACCGGACAGCGTTCCGCTGGACGCCGACCCGCCCGCGGCGATGACCCGGGCGCGGGTGAAGACACCGCTGCCGACGGGGGTGCGGGCGATCGACCTGTTCACGCCGCTCTGCGCCGGCCAGCGCATCGGCATCTTCGCCGGCTCCGGCGTCGGCAAGTCGACCCTGCTGGCGATGCTGGCCGGGGCTCAGGGCTTCGACAGCGTCGTGGTGGCGCTGGTGGGCGAGCGCGGACGCGAGGTGCGCGAGTTCCTCGAAGGCCCGATCGCCGCCGCCCGCGAGCGCGCCGTCGTCGTCGTCTCGACCGGCGACGAGAGCCCGATGATGCGGCGCCAAGCGCCGAAGGTGGCGCTGGCCGTGGCCGAATCCTTCCGCGACCGCGGCGAGTCGGTGCTGCTCATCGTCGATTCGGTGACCCGCTACGCCCACGCCGCCCGCGACGTGGCGCTGGCCGCGGGCGAGCCGGCGGTGGCGCGGGGCTATCCGCCGAGCGTCTTTTCGGATTTGCCGCGGCTCCTGGAGCGCGCCGGGCCCGGCGCCGAGGGCACGGGCACGGTCACCGGCATCTTCTCGGTGCTGGTCGACGGCGACGACCACAACGATCCGGTCGCCGACTCGATCCGCGGCACCCTCGACGGCCACGTCGTGCTCGACCGCGCCATCGCCGAGCAGGGCCGCTACCCGGCGATCGACCCGCTCGGCTCGATCTCGCGCCTCTCGGGCGAGGTCTGGACCGGCGACCAGCGCGAACTGGTGCGCAAGCTGAGGAGCATGATGGCCCGCTTCGAGGAGACGCGGGACCTGCGCCTGATGGGCGGCTACCGCGCCGGCGGCGACCCCGACCTCGACCAGGCGGTCAGCCTCGTGCCGCGGATCTACGAGGCGCTGCGCCAGGAGCCGGGCCAGCCGCCGAGCCGCGACGCCTTCCTCGAACTCGCTCAATCCTTGCGCGGATGA
- the flgD gene encoding flagellar hook assembly protein FlgD has product MDVTSTATSTSTAATTATAAAAATSVASKMNADTFLKLLMAQLQNQDPTKPMDSTEYVGQLATFSQVEQATKTNQKLDSLLASSFLDQADAIIGRTITSADGTISGVVRSVRVTGDGAMAKLADGREMLLASGISIS; this is encoded by the coding sequence ATGGACGTCACCAGCACCGCCACGAGCACGAGCACCGCCGCGACCACGGCCACGGCTGCCGCGGCAGCGACCTCCGTCGCCTCGAAGATGAACGCCGACACCTTCCTGAAGCTGCTGATGGCGCAGCTTCAGAACCAGGATCCGACGAAGCCGATGGATTCGACGGAATATGTCGGCCAGCTCGCCACGTTCTCGCAGGTCGAGCAGGCGACCAAGACCAACCAGAAGCTCGATTCGCTGCTCGCCTCCAGCTTCCTCGACCAAGCCGACGCCATCATCGGGCGCACGATCACCTCGGCGGACGGCACGATCTCCGGCGTGGTGCGGTCGGTGCGCGTCACCGGCGACGGCGCCATGGCCAAGCTCGCCGACGGCCGCGAGATGCTGCTCGCCTCCGGCATCTCGATCAGCTAG
- the flgF gene encoding flagellar basal-body rod protein FlgF: protein MQSSLYVALSSQIALEKRLTTTANNVANMATAGFRAEEVSFSELLARSNRGEVAFVGPGSSTLSRAAGPITKTDSPLDVAVQGDAWLGVQGPKGTTLHTRDGRLTMDANGQLRTVGGLPVVDPGGGPLLLDPQAGPPTIGRDGSIHQGVNQVGALGLFSLDPKAKLTRAGENAVASSLPGRPVQDFTRIGLVQGHVEGANVNPILEMTKLIAIQRAFESAAAMNAEADNTLTGAIKTLGPQG, encoded by the coding sequence ATGCAGAGCAGCCTCTACGTCGCGCTGTCGAGCCAGATCGCCCTCGAAAAGCGCCTGACCACCACCGCCAACAACGTCGCCAACATGGCGACCGCGGGCTTCCGCGCGGAGGAGGTCAGCTTCTCGGAACTGCTCGCGCGCTCGAACCGCGGCGAAGTCGCCTTCGTCGGACCGGGCAGCAGCACCCTCTCGCGGGCCGCCGGCCCGATCACGAAGACCGATTCCCCCCTCGACGTCGCCGTGCAGGGCGATGCCTGGCTCGGGGTGCAGGGACCGAAGGGCACCACGCTCCATACCCGCGACGGCCGCCTGACGATGGATGCCAACGGACAGTTGCGCACGGTCGGCGGACTGCCCGTGGTCGATCCCGGCGGCGGTCCGCTGCTGCTCGATCCCCAGGCCGGCCCACCGACCATCGGCCGCGACGGCAGCATCCACCAGGGCGTCAATCAGGTCGGCGCCCTCGGCCTGTTCAGCCTCGATCCGAAGGCGAAGCTGACCCGCGCGGGCGAGAACGCGGTCGCCTCCAGCCTGCCCGGCCGGCCGGTGCAGGACTTCACCCGGATCGGTCTCGTGCAGGGCCATGTCGAGGGTGCCAACGTCAACCCGATCCTGGAGATGACGAAGCTCATCGCGATCCAGCGCGCCTTCGAGAGCGCGGCCGCCATGAATGCGGAGGCCGACAACACGCTGACCGGCGCGATCAAGACGCTGGGTCCGCAGGGCTAG
- a CDS encoding flagellar hook protein FlgE, whose amino-acid sequence MSLIGVLRTGVSGMNAQSNRISTVAENIQNASTTGYKRTSAEFSSLLLDSGDVGTYNSGAVETTLRRSVSAGGPIASTNSDKDLAIQGNGFFVVRDAGGAPFLTRAGSFVVDGKTGNLVNAGGFTLMGYSLANGTPNPVLNGVADLQPVNVSVMGQEARPSTKATIGGNLSFETPVYDSSAAGAVGYSKKNSLKVYDNVGQPVTLDVQMTKTAADTWTVNVYNPAAPTTPIGSTSLTFDANGKVGSGSSATVQVPNGRSVTVDLSGLTQLSGAHNLSGTADGSSPTAVTGTAFGEDGTVYAVYSDGTRKAAFKVPLADVASPDNLSPRAGNVFTTGTESGDIQIGFAGQGGRGTLKAGALEQSNVDVSSELTTMIEAQTVYTANSKVFMTGNELLETLMNLKR is encoded by the coding sequence ATGAGTCTCATCGGCGTGCTCCGCACCGGCGTCTCCGGGATGAACGCCCAGTCGAACCGCATCTCGACCGTGGCCGAGAACATCCAGAACGCCAGCACCACCGGCTACAAGCGCACCTCCGCCGAGTTCTCGTCGCTGCTGCTCGATTCCGGCGATGTCGGCACCTACAATTCGGGTGCCGTCGAGACCACGTTGCGCCGCTCGGTGAGCGCTGGCGGTCCGATCGCCTCGACCAATTCCGACAAGGATCTCGCGATCCAGGGCAACGGCTTCTTCGTGGTGCGCGACGCGGGCGGCGCCCCGTTCCTGACGCGGGCCGGCAGCTTCGTGGTCGACGGCAAGACCGGCAACCTCGTCAATGCCGGCGGCTTCACCCTGATGGGCTACAGCCTCGCCAACGGCACCCCGAACCCGGTCCTCAACGGCGTGGCCGACCTCCAGCCCGTCAACGTCAGCGTGATGGGGCAGGAGGCGCGCCCCTCCACGAAGGCGACGATCGGCGGCAACCTCTCCTTCGAGACCCCCGTCTACGATTCCAGTGCGGCGGGCGCGGTCGGCTATTCGAAGAAGAACTCGCTCAAGGTCTACGACAACGTCGGCCAGCCGGTGACCCTGGACGTCCAGATGACCAAGACCGCCGCCGACACCTGGACGGTCAACGTCTACAACCCGGCCGCGCCGACCACGCCCATCGGCTCGACCTCCCTGACCTTCGACGCCAACGGCAAGGTCGGCAGCGGCAGCTCGGCGACCGTGCAGGTGCCGAACGGCCGCAGCGTCACGGTCGACCTGAGCGGCCTGACGCAGCTCTCCGGCGCCCATAATCTGTCCGGCACCGCCGACGGCTCCTCGCCCACCGCCGTGACCGGCACCGCCTTCGGCGAGGACGGCACCGTCTATGCGGTCTATTCCGACGGCACCCGCAAGGCCGCCTTCAAGGTGCCGCTGGCGGACGTGGCGAGCCCCGACAACCTCTCGCCGCGGGCGGGCAACGTCTTCACCACCGGCACCGAGTCGGGCGACATCCAGATCGGCTTCGCCGGCCAGGGCGGCCGCGGCACCCTGAAGGCCGGCGCCCTGGAGCAGTCGAACGTCGACGTCAGCAGCGAGCTGACCACGATGATCGAGGCGCAGACGGTCTACACCGCCAATTCGAAGGTGTTCATGACCGGCAACGAGCTGCTCGAGACCCTGATGAACCTCAAGCGCTGA
- the flbT gene encoding flagellar biosynthesis repressor FlbT — protein MTREAGKAAARTMHLSLKAGERVFINGAVVRVDRKVSLELMNDATFLLEGHVLQAEDATTPLRQLYFAAQTLLIAPAQAGPARTLYGRIEEGILAATTEAAIREGLSAAHALVEAGRPFEALKIIRGLYPAEAMLLGEAGPLPEGPTAALVPAARLNPRRRPASRAQPASPSDKA, from the coding sequence ATGACGCGCGAAGCCGGCAAGGCCGCGGCCCGCACCATGCATCTGAGCCTGAAGGCGGGCGAGCGCGTCTTCATCAACGGCGCCGTGGTGCGCGTCGATCGCAAGGTCTCGCTCGAACTGATGAACGACGCGACCTTCCTGCTGGAGGGCCACGTGCTCCAGGCCGAGGACGCGACGACGCCCTTGCGCCAACTCTACTTCGCGGCGCAGACCCTGCTGATCGCACCGGCCCAGGCCGGTCCGGCCCGGACCCTCTACGGCCGGATCGAGGAGGGCATCCTCGCCGCCACGACCGAGGCCGCGATCCGCGAGGGCTTGAGCGCGGCGCACGCCCTGGTCGAGGCCGGGCGGCCGTTCGAGGCGCTGAAGATCATCCGCGGGCTCTACCCGGCGGAGGCCATGCTGCTCGGAGAGGCGGGCCCCCTTCCCGAGGGGCCGACCGCCGCCCTCGTCCCCGCCGCCCGGCTCAATCCCCGCCGCCGGCCGGCATCGCGTGCCCAGCCGGCTTCGCCCTCCGACAAGGCCTGA
- a CDS encoding PilZ domain-containing protein, translating to MDDPRESVSRESGALAVRAGKRYRVVQQGRIVLGPERLLACTVRDLSHRGAKIHVAAAHDLPETFPLVIAAHDLRTVTVRLRWRRGDLAGVTFEAGAAPSPQIRGTAVEGAGGTVPARPA from the coding sequence ATGGACGATCCGCGGGAGAGTGTTTCGCGCGAGTCCGGCGCGCTCGCGGTGCGGGCGGGCAAGCGCTACCGCGTGGTGCAGCAGGGCCGCATCGTCCTCGGCCCCGAGCGGCTTCTGGCCTGCACCGTGCGCGACCTCTCGCACCGGGGCGCCAAGATCCACGTCGCCGCCGCGCACGATCTGCCGGAAACCTTTCCCCTCGTCATCGCCGCCCACGACCTGCGCACGGTGACCGTCCGGCTGCGGTGGCGCCGGGGCGATCTCGCCGGCGTCACCTTCGAGGCCGGGGCGGCACCTTCTCCACAGATTCGCGGAACGGCTGTGGAGGGCGCGGGCGGGACGGTCCCGGCCCGCCCCGCTTAA
- the flgK gene encoding flagellar hook-associated protein FlgK, whose protein sequence is MGLTLALNTARASLLATSNQIAVSARNVAGANDPGYSRKIATLVAGSGGGATVTITRAGDPTLYARTLTASSDAARSAAVLDGLTKLAQTVGDTDDATAPAARLSAFQAALQAAANQPDSTALARSAVDAAKALAGSLKESTDAVHAVRAEADKGIADAVTRINDLLGRFDAANRAVTRSTANGGDATDALDDRDRILTALSQEIGVTAVIREGGDMALYTDGGVTLFDRGARTVTFAATTTFAAGTAGAAVMIDGVPVTGSASPMPLASGRIAGLATLRDRTAVTYEAQLDAVAGGLIGAFAESDAVGFDSGPRAGLFTAGGSATLPADTAAGRTGLAASIAVNAAVDPGRGGNLALLRGGGMNGTDYADPAAVGDAAYAGRLRGLVSALGERRTLDPALGLGTSSGLPDLAEASAGWLEAQRKDASDGATYQKTLLTRANEALSNASGVNGDDETALALQLERSYSASAKLVTVVNDLLKTLLDAVR, encoded by the coding sequence ATGGGTCTCACCCTCGCGCTCAACACCGCGCGCGCCTCGCTGCTCGCGACCTCGAACCAGATCGCCGTGTCCGCACGCAACGTCGCGGGCGCGAACGATCCCGGCTACTCGCGCAAGATCGCCACGCTGGTCGCCGGCAGCGGGGGCGGCGCGACGGTGACGATCACCCGCGCCGGCGATCCGACCCTGTACGCCCGCACGCTGACGGCCTCGTCGGACGCCGCGCGCAGCGCCGCCGTGCTCGACGGCCTGACCAAGCTCGCGCAGACCGTCGGCGACACGGACGACGCCACCGCGCCCGCCGCGCGGCTCTCGGCCTTCCAGGCCGCGCTCCAGGCCGCCGCCAACCAGCCCGACAGCACGGCGCTCGCCCGCAGCGCGGTCGATGCGGCCAAGGCGCTGGCCGGCAGCCTCAAGGAGTCCACGGACGCCGTCCACGCCGTGCGGGCGGAGGCCGACAAGGGGATCGCCGACGCGGTCACGCGCATCAACGACCTGCTCGGCCGGTTCGACGCGGCCAACCGGGCCGTGACCCGGAGCACGGCCAATGGCGGCGACGCCACCGATGCCCTCGACGACCGCGACCGGATCCTCACCGCGCTCTCGCAGGAGATCGGCGTCACCGCGGTGATCCGCGAGGGCGGCGACATGGCGCTGTACACCGATGGCGGCGTCACCCTGTTCGACCGCGGGGCCCGCACGGTCACCTTCGCCGCCACGACCACCTTCGCCGCCGGCACCGCCGGAGCCGCCGTGATGATCGACGGCGTGCCCGTGACCGGCTCCGCCTCGCCGATGCCGCTCGCCTCCGGGCGGATCGCCGGACTCGCGACGCTCCGTGACCGGACGGCGGTGACCTACGAGGCGCAGCTCGACGCCGTGGCCGGCGGCCTGATCGGCGCCTTCGCCGAGAGCGACGCGGTGGGGTTCGACAGCGGCCCCCGGGCCGGCCTGTTCACCGCCGGCGGCAGCGCGACCCTGCCCGCGGACACGGCCGCAGGGCGCACCGGCCTCGCGGCGTCGATCGCGGTCAACGCCGCGGTCGATCCCGGCCGGGGCGGCAACCTCGCCCTGCTGCGCGGCGGCGGCATGAACGGCACCGATTACGCCGATCCGGCCGCCGTCGGCGACGCCGCCTATGCGGGCCGCCTGCGCGGCCTCGTCTCGGCGCTCGGCGAGCGGCGGACGCTCGATCCGGCGCTCGGCCTCGGCACGTCGTCCGGCCTGCCCGACCTCGCCGAGGCCTCGGCCGGCTGGCTCGAAGCGCAGCGCAAGGACGCCTCGGACGGCGCCACCTACCAGAAGACCCTGCTGACGCGGGCGAACGAGGCGCTCTCGAACGCATCGGGCGTGAACGGCGACGACGAGACCGCGCTCGCGCTGCAACTGGAGCGCTCCTACAGCGCTTCGGCCAAGCTCGTCACGGTGGTCAACGACCTCCTCAAGACCCTCCTCGACGCGGTGCGGTGA